TCCAGGCCAAGTTGTTCAAACACCTACTCCGTGATATAAGTACCAACTGACGTTTGGGTTTTGCCCGTcaaaaaaagtgttaaaaatgtAACTGtgtaagaaagaaaacaaatgtgTAAGTCAAACCATAAAGGCTAAAAATATCGTGGAAACCGTTTTGATAAGTAAAGTAACCCGCTGTAATTATGGTACATTCCAGAAATCCAAGATTAGCTTAATCGGGCTTTGAACCGCTGGGCCATGGACTTCTGCTGTTCCTTAGAAACATTTTGTTGCCAAAACCATAACTTGACCGCAATCGAGTAGTGATTTCACTTACAGTCATCTTGTCATCGTTCTTCGTATTAACCATTAAGAGCGTTGAATATTGAGATCGAAAGATGAGGTCTGTGTGAAACATCTGCTCGCTAATGATTCATCGCAAGGACTTTACTTTCGATACTATATGATTACAAATTACATGCCATGATTTTGGACTAAATGTCTTTCGCAAAACTCCTTTGATGCTGCATAAAATACAAGAGAAGACCCAACCGTAAAGAGCACTTGGAAAATGGAACGAATCGTCAACTTCAGTTCTTTTGAGATTTCCAAGAGCGTCGCTAAGGTGTACTAGTTGTTAAAAGCACAGAAACCCGTTTCTTGGTTAAACTTCCGTACCTGAATGTATGACAAATGAGAAGCAGAGAAAAACGATAACAACAATTCTTTGAATCATCAGTCTTCTGTTATGAAGTTCTCCTGCAAAATAACAAATAGTAACAACATCAAAAAAAGACTTAGTCCCGTTATTTATTGGAGCTGGAGTTTTTATCCTATTAGTCGAAACCGTCGTGGTATAATCTTACTAATTCCCATAAAGAAAGGTTATTTATACACTTACCTTTTATTTATAATCATAACCGAGATGATCGGATTACTGACGAACTTTGCCATAGTGAAGCAACAGGAAAAACTGCTTACTTCTTCTCTTACGTGGTCGGTATGGAACTCGTCGGTTACATCAGAGAAAAAAACTGGTGAAATGCCGGCATGCGCAGTTATTGCAATTTAAGATTAAAATACGTACTCTCAATACACTTTGGAAAGGGAGTTGTTAGATTTCTAACAACCTCAAGCATAAAGATAAAAATGCAAACTCTAAATACAGGTTGGAATATCCTTTCATGAGTGATTTGAAGAGTTCGAATAAGCAACTGATGAAATTAAAGATGAAGAACATTGAATTGCGCAAATTGATTTAAGTGTTCTGTCAGATGCTGTGAAAAGGTAACAGTATGTAGTATGTATAATGCTTAattaaagctgaatagcttgtggggtcctgtacaaaggaaatcaaatcaaattaatccATATCGAAttatattggtttttgaggagaggagaaaaccggagtacccggaggaaaacatctcagagcagagtagaaaaccaacagtctcaacccacgtatgacgccggatctgggagtCAAACCCggcccacattggtgggaggcgagtgctctcaccactgcgccatccctgttcCCCTAAAAACGCTGACAAGTATATGACAGATCCATTAAGACCATTTGTTTCCATCCATTAACCTCTTTTCCATTTGTGTGTTAATCCACCATATAACTTAAAGTGTTTTTCAAGAGCATCCCATTTGTCCAAGcttttaaccaaaaacaaaagctttctAATTCGCATTTTTGACCTAATTTAATATGAGCTTCCGAGAAAAATTCCGACCGTTCTTAGGCAGTTGCCGTGCTTTGCTGGTGTGACTGACCTACCGTGAAGAAAGGCTTCATCCGATGTCATAGTGAAAGACCCGAGTTGTGTGGAGCTGGCTATTTGTCAGCGAAGCAAATATCTCGCGCAACTGCGAACATTTAAAGCGAAGGTAGTCTACTTTTTCTGTGATCTTAATACGTGTTCGAAACATACCTGTTTCAACTGCTGCCTCTGTGGTTTTTACTAAACCATCTTGCGATGAACCAGCCGGATCCGGTAATTTATCATGAAAACAATCTCTGTTAATTGAATAGTCGAATAAATTTAATGTTAGCCCAGTCGTTCTTatgtttctttgccttttttttaacacagaaaaaaagttactcaatcttttttgtttttattccgACTTTGACTATAGTATTTCAAGCTTTGGTTGATACGCAACTCCAATGAGTTCCTTAAGGCTAAAGTGCCTGAGCCAGGGACTTGGAAGTGAAACCTTAAGTGGGTGGGGTAAAGTTCAGAACTGCTCTGTACGAGTCAAACGGTCAAAAATTCAGTTTATGATTGAAGCCTTATTttttaccatggaaacggtccgtttccgtattttttttatctccagggaaattcaagttgaccGACgaggaatttaattttttttctttttttttcaccaaaacaGCCGGTACAATTACAGCAACGGGAATCATTAGTTTTACACATAAAGGACAAAGATAATGAACATTCACAAAGCGAAGAAAGGTCCAATCACCCAAAGAAActgtgccatataataaataacttactaacctcacttgctcgggaccatactggggaatattggccttcggtcgtttttgtactgacctcactgcgttcgttcccaatctcgaccccagagctcttctcttgactgagggagagaagagctctggagaaccctgaaacaaagtgtcttctcattggttttcgtgaaaaaaaatcaaaagcgtctttaattggtgcattcatgttagcacgaggagtgagcaggcgccgtaagattcaaatagccaaattttggctataagaaccctacggctcATGTTCTCCTACATGGAGTTTCCCacagccttgggtcgatccgaggctctggtgacgagaatgcgtTCGGTCCTTACTGCCACGTCCTTGGACCAATATTCCCCAGCGCTGTTCTcgcactcggttagtaagaggttttTTTAACCTATACTTCCCAACTGAAAAAGAgtacatacaaaaatttggttttatcaacggagttgataatgtaaatggGCCACATTACAGACAGAGATTccaaaagctgacatttcgagctttagcccttcgctctgacgaagggctaacgctcgaaacgtcagcttttagaatctctgtacggtggccaatttacattatcaactccgttgataaaatcaaatttttgtatactacttccccactgacgcagcaccacagtttctttagaaactacccccttcattcatgaaaaaaaaagtacagattGAAGATCTAACCCGCGGTTAATGAACTTAATAcacaggcccgggttgctcgatgCATGCTTAGCAATaatcagcgttaaataccatggaaaccttaGTGTTTtaatacctcttaaccaacggctAGCGCTAGCCAGGATTCGAGCAACCAAAATGCCTGACGTCAATTGGAGACCATCTTCGCTTTCATCGCGACTGATGTTTGTCACAGTAGATGCCTTTTGGCTGATGTGGTTTGCCAACCAATCTAAATTATTGAACTCAGAAGACGGTACAGCATCAAGTTCAGAACCTGTTGGAATGAACTTTCTCTTTGGGGAACTCAAcattcttgtattttttttcgGCTTCAGCCGCGTCCAAGCCGAACTTCTCCCCGATTGCTTTCCAGCAAATCATTCTTTTAAACTTGTTCTTGTAGTCTCtacaaaatttgttgtaaatggCAGGATATTTTTTAACTTCTTCCATAGAAAGTGAAGTGTTCACTGATTCCTAAGTGTCgatgccgccattttggaaagcGTTAAAAGCAATGAAATATGGGATAAGATTGATGATTTTTGGGATAGTTTTTGATCACATCAATCGTCCCGATCGTTTGTTTCCACTAGATTGCTTCAAATTTTACACGATCGTCCCTATCGTCCGGATAGAACTCAGTTCTATCTCAGCGATCGCAGTTGTCTCTATCGTGAGGGGTCCTTGGTGATCATCTGGGTAGTTTTTCCATATAATCGTACCGATCGCCAGAACATTATTTGAAATGACTAGGACTATCCGGACGATCATCTCAATAGCAACCATTCTTATTAATAAGCCAATACGCGAAATGTCGCAGTACTGGAACCTTCCTTTTATTGGCGCGAAGTTGCATAGGCTGGAACCCCCCTTTTTGAGGCATCACCAAAATCATTTGAAAGACTATTCCCTGTGCGGCAACGAGGATCTGTTCAAGCTTTTCAGACTGATAAAAAAGGAGGTATTTCAtcaatttaatttgtaaattttggTATACAGCTTGGCATGGAACCTGTACTTTAGAGATTTGTGAATTACATATTTTACTCAAAGAGAAGTTGATGTTGTGGCCTATATTTATTAATATTAAGATAACAACAGTTCTCCAAAAAGCAGTCTATAAGAAACACAGCATAAAAAACATGGCCCatcttttattttagtttgaaaaatggaaatgtaaTGATTTAAAATGACTCCCATTGTCATTCCATATAGAACTTAATgcttgttcttgttttcttgcttTATCTACTGGATCTATCGACTTGTACCATTCTGCTTTGGAATACAAACGTTGTCTCTTGAAACCAGGTTTCACTTGACTATAGTGATGGTCTGTTTACTTTTGTTGGTCATTTGTTTCTTCATTACCTTTTCCCTTAAGTTATTTAATATATTACATGAACACATCAAACATTTGATGCAATAATGTATTCCACTGCCTTAACAATCATCTGATACCAATAATCAGTTATTGCTTGAAAAAGAGATCCTGCATCACaggtattttaaaaaattttcagACATCCAGGATCAGTAAATTGTGTTAAATAATACTTTGTAGTTTTAGCTCTCAAATTATATTGTAAAATGCAAGTGACACAGAAGCCACTGTAAAATCCAGTGCTGCCAGATGTGTTGTTATATCAGAGATCAATTTCTGCAGGCTGAATTTGCTATCTGCAGCTGAGAGTTAAGAGACAAGGGTCCTACCTTTTGTAACTTAACCGTGACAAACACATACGCATAAAATGTTGGCAAAATTGTATTTGCTCTAAATGGTGTAATGCATTGCTTTAGCCAATTGAAATCCTTTACGTCATTTCTATTGTGTATTTTTCTGCACTTCAGGTTTtcaaacccattttaaaactcCGAGTAATAAAAAACAACTTCATAACTttgaccgttcggtcgttacagcaaaatctcaagcctcggcctagctgtattgacctCACTATCGTTCGGTCAATACGGCAAcgttattaagtagttattgGGGACCTTTAGAGCGGAGGACGAgtacgactacgagtacgagttttccatTCTGAGCACGCgtacttcgaaaaatgtcggcctccaaaccttatgcgcatgctcagtacgaaAAACTCGTACTagtagtcgtcctcgtccttcgatctaaaggtccctattaattAACTCAGAGGGTAAATGCCTAATGTAACAAGTAGTCTGACCCAGGCTTACACCATTCTTGTTATTAACCTGCATTTGTAAGTAGTTGATTGGCAGTCGCTACGTACTAAATTAACGTACTGAATTCTTTGAATCAACTGTGGGAGTGACAAGTATCGTTAGTTAACCGGTGATGTTTGACCTGGCATTGGCATGTCTTTACATAGTGCCATATCAGGACCAGCTCCTTCGCGGGGTTTGAGGTCCCAGACGATGGGTGGTTGACCAATACTTTGAAGGAACGCATTGGCACATTTAAAGTAGTTGCCACCAATGAATGAATTCTTTCCTCCTGCACGGGGCGACGGATGACCTCCTTGTCTGCAACCATGCTTATCTCTGGCAAGGCTTTTACAGGATGTCTTTGCCTTTTCTCCCCATAATATCCAAGCAGCTCTAGGCACACCTTCATCCTTGTTCATGTGGTCTATAAGAGCATCTGTAAACGGTTTCCATATTTGGACGTGAGATCCTGCAGCATTCCTAACTCCAATTCGGATTGTTAAAGCCGAATTTAAGAGCATAACACCCTGCTCTACCCATGGCGTAAGGTCTCCGTTTGTCAGGCTCACGTCAAAACCTTCCAATTTTAATTCTATCAGCATGTTGAAAACACTTGGTACACTTTTGGGATCTTCTGTGGGGAAGAGACTGAACGCCAAGCCTGTAGCCTTGTCAGGTTGTGTTGTTGGATCTTGGCCAAGGATAACCACTCTTACTTTACCAGGTTCCACCTGAAAAGCTCTAAACACGTTATACAGTGGAGGCTGAACGTTTAAGTCTTCACTAAAATCGCTTTCAATAGCACGAGATATTTCATTTATAGCTTTCTTGACGCTATCTTTGGCCCAGAAACTAGCCCATTGAGGTGGTACACAATTGAACTTGTACACAAACTCCTCTAGGGTCATCCCGTCATTTTCGCCCCTCTTGAATGTTGCTGTTTCACAGATGTTGTCTACCTCCATAGCCGAAGCAAAGTTTCCTAAATGAGTGATATTTTGCGAAGCAAAATTTCCTTTTTGAGTTTCATTGGTTTGTGAAGTAATTTTTTCCAACAACTGAGGAGTGCTGTTGGTTTGTGATGCGACGTCCCCCAACCGAGTCAGGACATTGGTTTGTGCAGCAGAGTTTCCCAATTCACTGGCATTGGTTTGCATGGCGCAGTTTCCCATTTGGGTGACATTGGCGCAATTTCCTAACTGATTCTGAGAACCACTGGCTTGTAAAGCAAAGAGCATACCTATATGGAAAGAAGACAATATTGATATCAACTTGGTGAAAACCATATGTTATGACCTGTCTTTAATTTAGTTCCCATGGAGATTTGGCAAGTCGTTAATCATGCAGTATCCTCTTTTTCACTGCATACACCCTGCATTCGCGGAAGGGAAGTCTCTAAATATGTTTGTCCCACCGCAGAGAAACTTTTTGGTCTTCAGTGGTAAAACTGGGAGGGACGTACAGGATAAGTTACGTTCTATTCCACATGAAAGTTGGATCTGCCGAAAACCTAAAACCAATTTAAATCTAAACTGGACCCCGACATTGCACTTTTTTGTTGGTGTCATTGTTgtagtttaattttgtttttggtttttttttttagcccaCTGCCCATTTTAGCATATTTGGATATCTTTTTGTAATTAGTTTCATGGAGTATGTATAACTTAAACGAGAGAtatcatttaaaattattatgatGGATTGTTGTCTCTGATGCTGTCAAAGACAAGAATAAATATTTATTGCAtgtcaacaataatttttagtGTTTGGGCTTAAATGCTCAGCTTAGTGATTAGGGTttcgtttcgagtgttagcccttcgtcagagctaaaCCCTTCAACTGTCTTTCACACTAGTAGGACTACTTTTCATAAttaaaaaacagtgatatttgTTAATCATTCCTTTGGCAATATAACTTGTATAACACAAGATTCATAAACATTTgtctcacattttcaattaaatagaAAAACTTGAAAGTAACTACATTACCATCAAACGTAACAATGGTATTATTTGTACTGTTACAATATTAATAATCTACAACTTGATTTATCATGAAAGGAAAATTAATTACTCATTTTGCAGAATGGCCTGTTTACAAGTCAAGCTGAATGTAAAGGaaaattctttgaaataatcGAAAGTAAGATTAGTAGCTCTGCACAGGTTTATTGTTGCAGGAAAAATAATTCATTGGGCTTCTCCAAACTTGATCACTATTCGAACATAATGGTTTTCGATCTCAGATCAGttatttttcctaaaagcatGATGGGGTACAAGGGTGACGTTTTACCATCAAGTCGATCTCTATCAAACAGAGGAATGTTGGAGCTGCCATTGGTTGTTGGCCATTTTCTGAGTATGGAATGGATGTGTTGACAACTTTCTGGttgatttctgcataatttcttgaagccACGTTTCCACAATTAGCTGTTCTCAGAGAGAAATCCAACTGTGTGCTTGGGACAAGACTTGAAACAGTTCCCATTTTGGAACTACTTTCTTGCTATTTCCTTGTGAAAAGTTTGCCGTTGCTGTAAACCCATTTCCTTCGAGTTATCATCCGTTGTTCCATTTTGTTAATTGACATAGTAGATCGATCCTTGTTTCCTGAAAGGCGAATTTGCctctctgttttttctttcaagaaatatttggccttgttttaaaactaacaattttttttgtgcgagttttgattggtttactggattgtctccgtcctttttgattgaccaaagtaattattttgttctTGGTTTTACTACACTCGAATAATACTAATACCAGTGCCAATACCAATACCCAtactagagtggttttcaattgagtgtcgaaagtaattagataattactttagtttatgattacttcactcagtgattcgttcaaagttctcgcgccactttttcaaccaatcagaagtgaaaccaaaaccaatcgtggcttgcgcgtgcacattttcccgcgctttgtgtacGGCTacctgtaattacttcgagttttgattcgAAAACCGCTTTAATACCTAATACTAATACCAATACTAATACCAATATCTAATACTAatactagagcgagtttcaatcgagtgtcgtaacaccaaaaccaaagtaattactttggccaatcacaaaggaccgagacaatccagcaaaccaatcaaaaatcgaagtagttacacgcagccgacacaaccGTAACCGTAAATTGAAACCCGAAGCAATCCCAACTAAAACCTGAACGAGTCCCCGGGGTTTCAGTCACTGTAACAATTTACCGTCTCGTTTGAAAGAGAATGTATTAATTGCAAAACTCTTTTGGACAATTGTCTGCTGATTTGTAGATCAGtattcaaatgactgtcgagtgattggtttaaagatATCCAATCGCGCCTTGCCTTCGTGATTTTTCCCACGCTTTGAGCAatttacatggaattgctacgaatttg
The Montipora capricornis isolate CH-2021 chromosome 10, ASM3666992v2, whole genome shotgun sequence genome window above contains:
- the LOC138021435 gene encoding uracil-DNA glycosylase-like, with protein sequence MIQVIFIIVFLCFPLVIDSGMLFALQASGSQNQLGNCANVTQMGNCAMQTNASELGNSAAQTNVLTRLGDVASQTNSTPQLLEKITSQTNETQKGNFASQNITHLGNFASAMEVDNICETATFKRGENDGMTLEEFVYKFNCVPPQWASFWAKDSVKKAINEISRAIESDFSEDLNVQPPLYNVFRAFQVEPGKVRVVILGQDPTTQPDKATGLAFSLFPTEDPKSVPSVFNMLIELKLEGFDVSLTNGDLTPWVEQGVMLLNSALTIRIGVRNAAGSHVQIWKPFTDALIDHMNKDEGVPRAAWILWGEKAKTSCKSLARDKHGCRQGGHPSPRAGGKNSFIGGNYFKCANAFLQSIGQPPIVWDLKPREGAGPDMALCKDMPMPGQTSPVN